A single window of Sphingobacteriales bacterium DNA harbors:
- a CDS encoding 2,3,4,5-tetrahydropyridine-2,6-dicarboxylate N-succinyltransferase — protein sequence MDKNALQTLIEEAWQERSLLQSSPLHQEAVRSIVAALDEGNLRVAEPLGNSRWQVNEWIKKAVLLYFVISPMETIEMGAFEFYDKIPLKRNFKERGMRVVPPAMARHGAFVAKGVIQMPSYINIGAYVDEGTMVDTWATVGSCAQIGKNVHLSGGVGIGGVLEPLQASPVIIEDDCFIGSRCIVVEGVIVEREAVLGANVVLTQSTKIIDVTGSEPLTYTGRVPARSVVIPGAYTKTFPAGAYQVPCALIIGERTVSTDKKTSLNQTLRDFEVAV from the coding sequence ATGGATAAAAACGCCCTGCAAACACTTATTGAAGAAGCGTGGCAAGAGCGCAGCCTCTTGCAAAGCAGCCCACTGCATCAGGAAGCGGTGCGCAGTATTGTCGCCGCCTTAGACGAAGGAAATTTGCGTGTAGCCGAACCGCTTGGCAACAGTCGCTGGCAAGTAAACGAGTGGATAAAAAAAGCGGTGCTGTTGTATTTCGTTATTTCTCCTATGGAAACAATAGAAATGGGGGCTTTTGAATTTTATGATAAAATCCCTCTCAAACGCAATTTTAAAGAGCGCGGTATGCGCGTAGTGCCGCCGGCAATGGCACGCCATGGTGCTTTTGTGGCAAAGGGTGTTATTCAGATGCCTTCCTATATCAATATCGGTGCTTATGTAGATGAGGGCACTATGGTGGATACTTGGGCAACGGTGGGAAGTTGCGCCCAAATCGGAAAAAATGTGCATTTGAGTGGGGGCGTAGGTATCGGCGGTGTATTAGAGCCTTTGCAAGCCAGCCCCGTAATTATAGAGGACGATTGTTTTATCGGCTCGCGCTGCATTGTGGTAGAGGGTGTAATTGTGGAGCGCGAAGCAGTATTGGGCGCAAATGTAGTACTCACACAATCTACCAAAATCATTGATGTCACAGGCAGCGAACCCCTCACTTACACCGGAAGAGTACCCGCACGCTCGGTTGTCATTCCGGGAGCTTATACCAAAACCTTTCCGGCAGGAGCCTACCAAGTGCCTTGCGCACTGATTATCGGCGAGCGAACGGTATCTACCGACAAAAAAACCTCGCTCAACCAAACCCTGCGCGATTTTGAAGTGGCTGTTTAA
- the atpG gene encoding ATP synthase F1 subunit gamma yields the protein MPGKLKEVKERIASVKSTQQITKAMKLVAASKLKKATDAIVQMRPYSRKLSDMLSNIATATEGDVNIAYAQQRHASRALLVVITSDKGLCGGFNTNVIKAARLTIENELAPQRAAGKLVIMPIGKKGYDFFKKYNDCRIIADNVDLLKHASFEQVSEVAQEIMNGFLAGAFDKVVVAYGEFRNAAVQYFKVVPFLPIPRNDAAQKSADKAATVSSKKVDYIFEPEKVRLIEELTPKILKTQFFSFILDNNASEHGARMTAMDNASKNANELLNELRIRYNKERQAAITTELTEIVSGAAALQG from the coding sequence ATGCCGGGTAAATTAAAAGAAGTAAAAGAGCGCATTGCCTCCGTAAAATCTACACAGCAAATTACGAAAGCGATGAAATTGGTGGCGGCTTCTAAGCTAAAAAAAGCTACCGATGCCATTGTGCAGATGCGCCCCTATTCGCGCAAGCTCTCCGATATGTTGAGCAATATAGCCACTGCCACCGAAGGCGATGTAAATATCGCTTATGCACAACAACGCCATGCCTCGCGTGCTTTGTTGGTAGTCATTACTTCCGACAAAGGTTTGTGCGGCGGTTTTAACACCAACGTTATCAAAGCGGCGCGCCTCACCATAGAAAACGAGTTGGCTCCACAACGCGCTGCCGGCAAACTCGTTATTATGCCCATCGGTAAAAAAGGCTACGACTTTTTCAAAAAATACAACGATTGCCGCATCATTGCCGACAACGTTGATTTGCTCAAGCACGCCTCTTTTGAACAGGTATCGGAGGTGGCGCAAGAAATAATGAATGGTTTTTTGGCAGGTGCTTTTGACAAAGTGGTGGTAGCTTATGGTGAGTTTCGCAATGCCGCCGTACAATATTTTAAAGTAGTACCGTTTTTGCCCATTCCGCGCAACGATGCTGCACAAAAATCTGCTGACAAAGCTGCAACGGTTTCCTCAAAAAAAGTAGATTATATATTTGAACCCGAAAAAGTGCGTTTGATTGAGGAATTGACACCAAAAATTCTGAAAACACAATTTTTTAGTTTTATTTTAGATAATAATGCCTCCGAACACGGTGCGCGTATGACCGCTATGGACAACGCCTCCAAAAACGCTAACGAATTGCTCAACGAATTGCGTATTCGCTACAACAAAGAGCGTCAGGCGGCTATTACCACCGAACTCACAGAGATTGTGAGCGGTGCGGCGGCTTTACAAGGATAA
- a CDS encoding F0F1 ATP synthase subunit alpha, translated as MPEVRADEISAILREQLSNSRTVSELQEVGTVLQVGDGIARIYGLTNAQAGELVEFENGVRAIVLNLEEDNVGVVLMGASEGIKEGDSAKRTGQIASIPVGEGLIGRVVNTLGAPIDGKGPVTGKLYELPLERKAPGVIYRQPVNEPLQTGIKAIDAMIPIGRGQRELIIGDRQIGKTAIAVDTIINQREFFEKGNPVYCIYVAIGQKSSTVANVARVLEEAGAMKYTVIVNASAADPAPMQFYAPFAGAAIGEFFRDTGRPALIVYDDLSKQAVAYREVSLLLRRPPGREAYPGDVFYLHSRLLERAAKITTNDAIAREMNDLPDPLKPLVKGGGSLTALPIIETQAGDVSAYIPTNVISITDGQIFLDSNLFNSGIRPAIDVGISVSRVGGNAQIKSMKKVAGTLKLDQAQYRELEAFSKFGSDLDAATKAVLDKGARNVEVLKQGQYSPLRVEQQIAIIYLGTKGLLRDLPVAKVRAFEEAFLNVMENKFKGTLDALKAGKIDDTILAEVEKASAEAMLQFKK; from the coding sequence ATGCCTGAAGTAAGAGCTGACGAAATTTCGGCAATATTGCGGGAGCAACTTTCCAACTCCCGCACCGTATCGGAGTTGCAAGAAGTGGGCACTGTGTTGCAGGTAGGTGACGGTATCGCCCGTATCTATGGTTTGACCAATGCTCAAGCGGGCGAATTGGTAGAGTTTGAAAATGGAGTACGCGCCATTGTGTTGAACCTCGAAGAAGACAACGTAGGTGTAGTATTGATGGGTGCTTCCGAAGGAATTAAAGAAGGTGATTCGGCAAAACGTACCGGACAAATCGCTTCTATTCCCGTGGGCGAAGGTCTGATTGGTCGCGTGGTGAACACCTTAGGTGCACCTATCGACGGCAAAGGACCTGTCACCGGAAAATTGTACGAACTTCCCTTGGAACGCAAAGCTCCGGGTGTAATTTATCGCCAACCGGTAAACGAACCTTTGCAAACCGGTATCAAAGCGATTGATGCGATGATTCCCATCGGACGCGGACAACGGGAGTTGATTATCGGCGACCGCCAAATCGGAAAAACCGCCATCGCTGTGGATACCATCATCAACCAACGCGAATTTTTTGAAAAAGGAAACCCTGTATATTGTATTTATGTTGCCATAGGTCAAAAATCATCTACGGTTGCCAACGTGGCGCGTGTGCTGGAAGAAGCAGGGGCTATGAAATATACGGTTATTGTGAACGCTTCGGCTGCCGACCCCGCGCCGATGCAGTTTTATGCCCCTTTTGCAGGTGCTGCCATTGGCGAATTTTTCCGCGATACCGGTCGTCCGGCATTGATTGTTTACGATGATTTATCCAAACAGGCAGTTGCTTATCGCGAAGTATCGCTTTTGTTGCGCCGTCCGCCGGGTCGTGAGGCTTATCCGGGAGATGTATTCTATTTGCACAGCCGCTTATTGGAGCGTGCTGCAAAAATTACAACCAACGATGCCATTGCTCGCGAAATGAACGACTTGCCCGACCCGTTGAAACCCTTGGTAAAAGGCGGTGGTTCGCTCACAGCTTTACCTATTATTGAAACACAAGCCGGCGACGTATCAGCGTATATCCCTACCAACGTAATTTCTATTACAGACGGGCAGATTTTCTTGGACTCCAACCTCTTCAACTCCGGTATTCGTCCTGCCATTGACGTAGGTATTTCGGTGAGCCGTGTGGGTGGTAATGCGCAAATTAAATCCATGAAAAAAGTAGCGGGTACGCTCAAACTTGACCAAGCACAATACCGCGAGTTAGAAGCCTTCTCCAAGTTTGGCTCTGACCTCGATGCTGCTACCAAAGCCGTATTGGACAAAGGTGCACGCAATGTGGAAGTGTTGAAACAAGGACAGTATTCGCCTTTGCGCGTAGAGCAGCAAATTGCCATCATCTATTTGGGAACAAAAGGTCTGTTGCGCGATTTGCCCGTAGCAAAAGTAAGGGCATTTGAAGAAGCCTTTTTAAATGTGATGGAAAACAAATTTAAAGGAACTTTAGATGCTTTGAAAGCGGGTAAAATTGACGACACTATCCTCGCCGAAGTAGAAAAAGCGAGTGCTGAGGCAATGTTGCAATTCAAAAAATAA
- a CDS encoding amino acid permease, translating to MAFRFSDLFRRKPIQTTLSQIESEPDGEEKISLKRHLGVRDLVALGIAAIVGAGIFSTIGTASSQGGPAVILLFIFTAFACGFAAFAYAEFASLIPVSGSAYTYSYVSFGELLAWIIGWALIMEYAVGNATVAVSWSDYFSGLLESLRLPFLGIHQGIHLPVWSGIDYTSAKNGFIEAAAILKSGTPFESLPASLKTAYLAWNQAPQLGGLRFIADIPAIIITILITALVLRGIRESRNASNVMVLIKLAVVMMVIAVGAFYVNTDNWSPFAPNGFGGVAAGVSSVFFAYIGFDAISTTAEECKNPQHDLPRGMMYSIIICTILYIAIALVLTGMVPYHQLGVNDPLAFVFEKVNLKWLSGIIAVSAVVALSSVLLVFQLGQPRIWMSMSRDGLLPPAFQKIHPRFHTPSFATYVTGLLVIATILCIPSGVVVDLCSMGTLFAFVLVCGGVLILQKDPHAPRGKFRTPYINSKWIMPLLAIAMLALLFTRFEKPTKAFINNAPQVYAPSELMEHLDEQDTQQLKALLTDKGGDDELSAKNTKLLPYLEKMSPEDYAYVVSLANTISPEKRYESGWATFKHKIPLWLFVIVFAIITVLSFLYSLSLIPVLGLLFCFYMMAQIPASSWFGFFIWLIIGLVIYFGYSFSHSRLNKKMATHA from the coding sequence ATGGCTTTCCGATTTTCCGATTTATTTCGCCGCAAACCTATCCAAACTACTTTATCGCAGATTGAGTCTGAACCTGACGGCGAAGAAAAAATCAGCCTGAAACGACACTTGGGCGTGCGCGATTTGGTGGCTTTGGGCATTGCTGCCATTGTTGGGGCGGGTATTTTCAGCACTATCGGCACTGCCAGCTCGCAGGGCGGACCGGCGGTGATTTTGCTGTTTATTTTCACCGCTTTTGCCTGTGGCTTTGCCGCTTTTGCTTATGCCGAATTTGCTTCGCTGATTCCGGTGTCGGGGAGTGCTTATACTTATTCGTATGTGTCGTTTGGGGAGTTGTTGGCGTGGATTATCGGTTGGGCTTTGATTATGGAATATGCGGTGGGCAATGCTACGGTGGCAGTGTCGTGGTCGGATTATTTTTCCGGTTTGCTCGAATCGCTGCGGCTGCCTTTTTTGGGTATTCATCAGGGCATACACTTGCCGGTTTGGAGCGGTATTGATTATACGAGTGCCAAAAACGGTTTTATAGAAGCTGCCGCCATTCTCAAAAGCGGCACACCTTTTGAAAGTTTGCCCGCTTCGCTGAAAACAGCTTATTTGGCGTGGAATCAAGCTCCGCAATTAGGTGGCTTGCGGTTCATTGCCGACATTCCCGCTATTATTATCACCATTTTAATTACTGCATTGGTGTTGCGCGGTATTCGCGAGTCGCGCAATGCCAGCAATGTGATGGTACTCATCAAGTTGGCTGTTGTGATGATGGTGATAGCAGTGGGGGCTTTTTATGTAAATACCGACAACTGGTCGCCTTTTGCGCCAAATGGTTTTGGTGGTGTTGCGGCGGGCGTGTCGTCTGTGTTTTTTGCGTATATTGGTTTTGATGCAATTTCTACTACCGCCGAAGAGTGCAAAAACCCTCAACACGATTTGCCGCGCGGTATGATGTATTCTATTATTATATGTACCATATTGTATATCGCTATTGCTTTGGTGCTTACCGGTATGGTTCCTTATCATCAATTAGGTGTAAATGACCCCTTGGCTTTTGTTTTTGAAAAAGTGAATTTAAAATGGTTGTCGGGGATTATTGCGGTGAGTGCGGTGGTGGCATTGTCGAGTGTATTGTTGGTGTTTCAATTGGGGCAGCCGCGTATTTGGATGAGCATGAGCCGCGATGGTTTGTTGCCGCCTGCTTTTCAAAAAATACACCCGCGTTTTCATACACCCTCTTTTGCTACCTACGTCACGGGTTTGCTCGTTATTGCCACTATTTTGTGTATTCCAAGTGGTGTGGTGGTAGATTTGTGCAGTATGGGTACGCTGTTTGCTTTTGTATTGGTATGCGGCGGCGTATTGATTCTACAAAAAGACCCCCACGCACCGCGCGGCAAATTCCGAACGCCCTACATCAACTCTAAATGGATAATGCCTTTGCTGGCAATAGCAATGTTGGCTTTGCTTTTTACACGTTTTGAAAAACCCACCAAGGCATTTATCAACAATGCACCGCAAGTATATGCTCCTTCCGAATTAATGGAACACTTAGATGAACAAGACACTCAACAACTCAAAGCCTTGCTCACCGACAAGGGCGGCGATGACGAACTGAGCGCAAAAAATACCAAATTACTGCCTTATTTAGAAAAAATGTCGCCCGAAGATTATGCTTATGTGGTGAGCTTGGCTAATACCATCAGCCCCGAAAAACGCTATGAATCGGGTTGGGCTACTTTCAAGCACAAAATACCGCTTTGGTTGTTTGTAATTGTTTTTGCCATCATCACGGTATTGTCGTTTTTATATAGTTTGTCCTTAATTCCGGTGTTGGGCTTGCTGTTTTGTTTTTATATGATGGCGCAAATTCCGGCAAGCAGTTGGTTCGGCTTTTTTATATGGCTCATTATTGGTTTAGTGATTTATTTCGGATATAGTTTTTCGCACAGCAGACTGAATAAAAAAATGGCTACACACGCCTGA
- the atpB gene encoding F0F1 ATP synthase subunit A yields MLSIRTLFVIIGFYISSSCILAQEHHSTTATAPHEPAAASHVEGTAAAHATHEGGEGEFNVAEMILHHIADANEFHVGPWTIPLPCIIYKDGKLDMFSSSVFEHGHKEYNGYKLEHGRVKTVDGSKFTDLSITKNVFTMLLAALVLCLIFFSVAAAYRKRPGQAPKGLQSVFEPLIAFVSDDIAKANIGEKKYMRYVPYLLTLFFFILANNLLGLVPFFPGGGNVTGNIAVTLVLSVITFIMVNVSGSKDYWGHIFWMPGVPLILKPLMAILEFIGIFTKPFALMIRLFANISAGHIIILSLVSLIFIFGKMGQNAVGVAGGVAVTVPFVLFMNAIELFVAFLQAYIFTMLSALFIGMAVEEHHHAEEHH; encoded by the coding sequence ATGCTCTCTATCAGAACGCTTTTTGTTATTATTGGTTTTTATATAAGCAGCTCTTGTATCTTGGCACAAGAGCATCACAGCACTACAGCCACCGCCCCGCACGAACCTGCTGCTGCCTCGCACGTCGAAGGCACAGCAGCAGCACACGCCACACACGAAGGCGGCGAAGGTGAATTTAATGTAGCCGAAATGATTTTGCATCACATTGCCGATGCTAATGAATTTCATGTAGGTCCCTGGACAATTCCGCTTCCTTGTATTATTTATAAAGACGGAAAATTGGATATGTTTTCTTCAAGCGTATTCGAGCACGGACACAAAGAATACAATGGTTATAAATTGGAGCACGGGCGCGTGAAAACAGTGGATGGCTCTAAATTCACAGATTTATCCATCACCAAAAACGTATTTACGATGTTGTTGGCGGCTTTGGTTTTGTGTCTAATTTTCTTTTCGGTAGCAGCCGCTTATCGCAAACGCCCCGGCCAGGCTCCCAAAGGATTGCAGAGCGTTTTTGAGCCGCTTATCGCATTTGTAAGTGACGATATCGCCAAAGCCAATATCGGCGAAAAGAAGTATATGAGATATGTGCCCTATCTGCTTACGCTGTTCTTTTTTATTTTAGCCAATAATTTATTGGGGTTGGTACCTTTCTTTCCGGGTGGCGGCAATGTAACGGGCAATATCGCCGTAACATTGGTGTTGTCGGTGATTACATTTATTATGGTAAATGTGAGCGGCAGCAAAGATTACTGGGGACACATTTTCTGGATGCCCGGCGTACCTCTTATTTTGAAGCCACTGATGGCAATATTAGAATTTATCGGTATTTTTACCAAGCCTTTCGCATTGATGATACGTTTGTTCGCCAATATTTCGGCAGGTCACATTATCATTTTGAGTTTGGTGAGTTTGATTTTTATTTTTGGCAAAATGGGTCAAAACGCTGTCGGCGTTGCGGGCGGTGTTGCCGTTACTGTTCCGTTTGTATTATTTATGAACGCCATTGAATTGTTTGTGGCATTTTTACAGGCATATATCTTTACGATGTTGTCTGCATTGTTTATAGGTATGGCAGTAGAAGAACACCACCACGCTGAAGAACATCATTAG
- a CDS encoding 3'-5' exonuclease yields the protein MKLKLARPIAFFDLESTGTSFQKDRIVEIYIKKLLPSGAIEEYHTLVNPKIPIPPEATAIHGISDTDVQDKPSFLKIAFELNDFLKDCDLAGFNSNRYDIPLLQEEFYRVGIIFDMENRHCVDAFKVFQKKEKRDLAAAYLFYCNKILENAHSATADVDATMEVLLAQLERYPDLESTVPALHEFSKDAEYVDSAMRLVRDGNVIRFNFGKHKGRIVEEVLREEPQYFDWVQRSDFAFDTKHKLKAIRDNMLKGGGK from the coding sequence ATGAAATTAAAATTAGCACGCCCTATCGCATTTTTTGATTTAGAAAGCACGGGAACGAGTTTTCAAAAAGACAGAATTGTTGAAATATATATAAAAAAATTGCTGCCTTCGGGTGCAATAGAAGAGTACCACACCTTGGTAAATCCCAAAATACCCATTCCGCCGGAAGCAACTGCCATACATGGTATCAGCGATACCGATGTGCAGGACAAACCCTCTTTTTTAAAAATAGCTTTTGAACTCAACGATTTTTTGAAAGACTGCGATTTGGCAGGTTTCAACTCCAATCGCTACGATATTCCTTTATTACAGGAAGAATTTTATCGTGTAGGCATCATATTTGATATGGAAAACCGCCATTGCGTAGATGCTTTTAAAGTTTTTCAGAAGAAAGAGAAGCGCGATTTGGCAGCGGCGTATTTGTTTTACTGCAACAAAATATTAGAAAATGCCCACTCCGCCACCGCCGATGTAGATGCCACAATGGAGGTGCTATTGGCACAATTAGAACGCTATCCTGATTTGGAAAGTACAGTGCCCGCTTTGCACGAATTTTCAAAAGATGCCGAATATGTGGACAGTGCCATGCGGCTCGTGCGCGACGGCAATGTGATACGTTTTAATTTTGGCAAGCACAAAGGCAGAATTGTGGAGGAGGTGCTGCGCGAAGAGCCGCAATACTTCGATTGGGTGCAGCGCAGCGATTTCGCTTTTGATACCAAACACAAACTCAAAGCTATCCGAGATAATATGCTCAAAGGCGGCGGGAAATAA
- a CDS encoding rhodanese-like domain-containing protein, giving the protein MNKYLFCAALTLLLWSSACQQQQAPSDKEATEIAAPAATETTPPAAATPSTVNVSVKSLKESLENKGSLQLLDVRTAEETKDGMLPQAINVDFYDKNFVDKAKSLLNPQEKIIVYCAVGGRSSEAVQQLKAAGFPHVYNLEGGYEAWKTQQ; this is encoded by the coding sequence ATGAATAAATACTTGTTTTGTGCAGCATTAACGCTGCTGTTGTGGAGTAGTGCTTGTCAGCAACAACAAGCCCCCTCCGACAAAGAAGCAACCGAAATTGCCGCTCCTGCTGCAACAGAAACTACCCCTCCAGCCGCAGCTACTCCATCTACCGTAAATGTATCGGTGAAATCCCTCAAAGAATCGTTGGAGAATAAAGGCTCCTTGCAACTTTTAGATGTGCGCACCGCCGAAGAAACCAAAGACGGTATGCTACCACAGGCTATCAATGTTGATTTCTACGATAAAAATTTTGTAGATAAAGCCAAATCGCTCCTCAATCCGCAAGAAAAAATAATTGTATATTGTGCGGTAGGCGGTCGCAGCAGCGAGGCTGTACAGCAACTCAAAGCCGCCGGTTTTCCGCATGTATATAATTTGGAAGGAGGCTACGAAGCGTGGAAAACGCAACAATAA
- the atpE gene encoding ATP synthase F0 subunit C: MTGIAAIGAGLAVIGAGIGIGQIGGKAMESIARQPEAIGDIRTNMIIAAALVEGAALFAIVVALLQG; the protein is encoded by the coding sequence ATGACAGGAATTGCAGCCATCGGTGCAGGACTCGCGGTTATTGGTGCAGGCATCGGTATTGGACAAATCGGCGGTAAAGCCATGGAATCTATCGCTCGTCAGCCCGAAGCTATCGGCGATATTCGTACCAACATGATTATTGCGGCAGCCCTTGTAGAAGGTGCGGCTCTTTTCGCAATAGTAGTTGCTTTGTTGCAAGGCTAA
- a CDS encoding RidA family protein, which translates to MDTSSSSTIKTQQAAAPVGAYPHARRMGNFLFLSGIGPREAGDNPHQIPGTRIDARGNFESFDFEAQVHSVFRNIQAVLEASGARWEDLVDVTVFLVNMKRDFNTFNRIYAEYFKTNQPCRTTVEVSALPTPIAIELKCIAYIEPPVVI; encoded by the coding sequence ATGGATACATCATCATCATCAACTATTAAAACCCAACAGGCTGCTGCTCCGGTAGGGGCTTACCCGCATGCGCGGCGTATGGGAAATTTTTTGTTTTTGTCGGGTATCGGTCCGCGCGAAGCCGGCGACAATCCGCACCAAATTCCGGGTACACGCATAGATGCACGCGGCAATTTTGAGTCTTTCGATTTTGAAGCGCAGGTACATTCGGTGTTTCGGAATATACAGGCGGTGCTGGAAGCAAGCGGTGCACGCTGGGAAGATTTGGTGGACGTGACGGTTTTTTTGGTAAATATGAAACGTGATTTCAATACTTTTAACCGGATTTACGCCGAATATTTCAAAACCAATCAGCCCTGCCGCACCACCGTAGAAGTCAGTGCCTTGCCCACACCCATCGCCATTGAACTAAAATGTATTGCTTACATAGAGCCGCCTGTGGTAATATAA
- the atpH gene encoding ATP synthase F1 subunit delta codes for MSSKVAARYAKALLDLALEKNVVETVHQDISTLHTTISGSRELYMMLKSPIINADKKQRVLQAVFGSNISPLTLSFIDILLKKRREEDLPDIAQSFGEQYKKLYGIIDAKLITAMPVNEALLNKVKDIVRKDTGANQVHITNEVSNDLIGGFVLEYNDKRYDASISSKLKQLYRGFAVRDYIKQY; via the coding sequence ATGTCTTCAAAAGTAGCCGCTCGCTATGCCAAAGCATTGTTGGATTTGGCATTGGAAAAAAATGTCGTAGAAACTGTGCATCAGGATATAAGCACCCTGCACACTACCATTTCAGGCAGCCGCGAGTTGTATATGATGCTCAAAAGTCCTATCATCAACGCCGATAAAAAACAGCGTGTACTGCAAGCCGTTTTTGGTTCAAATATCAGTCCTCTTACGCTTTCTTTCATAGATATTTTATTGAAAAAACGCCGCGAAGAAGATTTGCCCGACATTGCCCAATCATTCGGAGAACAATACAAAAAACTATACGGCATTATTGATGCAAAACTCATTACGGCGATGCCTGTGAACGAGGCTTTACTCAACAAAGTAAAAGACATTGTGCGCAAAGATACCGGAGCAAATCAGGTGCATATCACCAACGAAGTGAGCAACGACCTCATAGGCGGTTTTGTGCTGGAATACAACGACAAACGCTATGATGCCAGCATCTCCAGCAAACTGAAACAATTGTATCGCGGCTTTGCAGTACGCGATTACATTAAACAGTATTAA
- the atpF gene encoding F0F1 ATP synthase subunit B: MLLLGNFSIVTPDLGLLFWTTLIFLMLWFLLGRYAFKPIVAALKDRENSIQDALSQADRVRQEMSNLQADNHRLLAEAKVESALILQKAKEQANQLLEQSKDREKTELKKMREDALAEIETQKIAAINDIKNMIGRTSVDIAAKVLGKQLNDTAAQEDYIMKEIEKIKLN; encoded by the coding sequence ATGCTTTTATTAGGAAATTTCTCTATCGTAACACCGGATTTAGGTTTGCTGTTTTGGACAACCTTAATCTTCTTAATGCTGTGGTTTTTATTGGGTCGTTATGCTTTTAAGCCTATCGTTGCCGCCCTCAAAGACCGCGAAAACTCTATCCAAGATGCTTTAAGCCAAGCCGACCGCGTGCGTCAGGAAATGAGCAATCTGCAAGCCGACAACCATCGTTTGCTCGCCGAAGCCAAAGTAGAAAGCGCACTCATTTTGCAAAAAGCAAAAGAGCAAGCCAATCAGCTATTGGAACAATCCAAAGACCGCGAAAAAACAGAGTTGAAAAAAATGCGCGAAGATGCTTTGGCTGAAATAGAAACCCAAAAAATTGCCGCTATTAATGATATTAAAAATATGATAGGTCGTACTTCGGTAGATATAGCAGCAAAAGTACTCGGCAAACAGCTCAATGATACCGCCGCTCAGGAAGATTATATCATGAAAGAAATAGAAAAAATTAAACTCAACTAA
- a CDS encoding OmpA family protein — protein MRVLLCLIGIALWYLLCSWWYLCKICGCCDATQNVVAPPSATVERTATVGPLVFKWSDANAITSAAFPQYKDSILRLAAAGDTLVITGFYTKDEAKPANFANMGLARAEAAKALWTPPYDAKLIKTTSSLVDEHGDMRTAPFNATAFGYAKMMPKENETTVVEKDEQVIIYFPTNSSQKERNKTVEEYLDKLSKKHKNTKATFLVTGHTDSDGSEDANYNLALRRAKAVQQLLEKRGIAASRVTAESKGETQPAADNATPEGKRLNRRTTIDIKP, from the coding sequence ATGAGAGTATTATTATGCTTGATTGGTATTGCATTGTGGTATTTGCTCTGCTCCTGGTGGTATTTGTGCAAAATTTGCGGCTGCTGCGATGCTACACAAAATGTAGTTGCTCCGCCAAGTGCCACTGTAGAGCGTACCGCCACCGTAGGACCTTTGGTATTCAAGTGGTCTGATGCCAATGCGATTACGAGTGCTGCATTTCCGCAATACAAAGATTCTATTTTGCGCCTTGCTGCTGCGGGCGATACGCTTGTCATCACCGGTTTTTATACCAAAGATGAGGCTAAACCTGCCAACTTTGCCAATATGGGCTTGGCGCGTGCCGAAGCAGCCAAAGCTTTATGGACACCGCCTTACGATGCCAAACTTATCAAAACAACCTCGTCTTTGGTAGATGAGCACGGCGATATGCGCACTGCACCTTTTAATGCAACGGCATTTGGCTATGCTAAAATGATGCCGAAAGAAAATGAAACGACTGTAGTGGAAAAAGACGAACAGGTTATTATCTACTTCCCGACTAATTCATCACAGAAAGAAAGAAATAAAACAGTGGAGGAATATTTGGATAAACTAAGCAAAAAGCATAAAAATACCAAAGCTACCTTCCTTGTAACCGGACATACCGACAGCGACGGCAGCGAAGATGCCAACTACAACTTAGCATTGCGCCGCGCCAAAGCAGTACAACAACTCTTAGAAAAAAGAGGAATTGCTGCTTCGCGCGTTACGGCAGAATCCAAAGGCGAAACCCAACCTGCCGCCGACAATGCTACACCCGAAGGCAAACGCCTCAATCGCCGTACTACCATTGACATAAAACCTTAA